The following proteins are encoded in a genomic region of Ctenopharyngodon idella isolate HZGC_01 chromosome 12, HZGC01, whole genome shotgun sequence:
- the sost gene encoding sclerostin has translation MQVSLALVHCSARLLLLLLLQGCFTAAHGWRALKNDATEIIPEYTEDTNKPEEQIQLSDNNTMNRAKNGGRRSSANSRTYGASELSCRELRSTRYVTDGSCRSVKPVKELVCSGQCLPAHLMPNSILRGKWWRSSSSDYRCIPAHSRTQRIQLQCPNGPNRTYKIRVVTSCKCKRYTRHHNQSDVKELPSKKPRRNKKHRSKVPSVNSNSY, from the exons ATGCAGGTGTCTCTAGCGCTCGTGCACTGCAGCGCGCgactgttgctgctgctgctgctacagGGATGTTTCACAGCTGCGCACGGATGGAGGGCTTTAAAAAATGATGCTACAGAAATTATACCAGAATACACGGAGGACACGAATAAACCCGAGGAGCAGATACAACTTTCTGACAATAACACAATGAACCGGGCTAAGAACGGAGGAAGGAGGTCATCAGCCAACTCACGTACTTATG gagcctctgaactAAGCTGTAGGGAGCTGCGTTCTACCCGCTACGTTACTGATGGATCTTGCCGTAGCGTCAAACCTGTGAAGGAACTGGTGTGTTCCGGTCAATGCCTTCCAGCTCATCTCATGCCAAACTCAATTCTAAGGGGGAAATGGTGGAGAAGCAGCTCCTCTGATTACCGCTGCATCCCTGCTCACTCCCGCACTCAGCGGATACAACTCCAGTGTCCGAACGGACCAAACCGGACATACAAAATCCGAGTAGTCACGTCTTGCAAGTGCAAACGCTACACTCGCCATCACAACCAATCGGATGTCAAGGAGTTGCCCTCTAAGAAGCCACGGCGCAATAAGAAGCACCGTAGCAAAGTGCCCTCAGTCAACAGCAATTCATACTGA